Proteins encoded together in one Flavobacteriales bacterium window:
- a CDS encoding DUF4197 domain-containing protein: protein MKKPMPRCAAMALALSLIACSPQDLQTILGSTSTPSALSNEEVIAGLKEALRVGAERTVSSTSAADGFWSNALIRIPFPEEAIKVKNTLTGLGITKPVEDFEHALNTAAEAAAKEAVPVFVDAITGMTIQDGFTILRGGENAATSFLRERTSAALRARFAPVVKNATQQVALTSYWQPVATAYNTASLFTGGKAVNPDLDAYVTDRALQGLFTVLAQEEKRIREDPLARTTALLQKVFGVQ, encoded by the coding sequence ATGAAGAAGCCGATGCCCCGTTGCGCAGCGATGGCGCTCGCCCTATCGCTGATCGCGTGCTCGCCGCAGGACCTGCAGACCATCCTGGGTTCCACCAGCACGCCTTCAGCGCTCAGCAACGAAGAGGTGATCGCGGGCCTGAAGGAAGCGCTGCGCGTGGGCGCCGAGCGCACGGTGAGCAGCACCAGTGCTGCCGATGGCTTCTGGAGCAATGCGCTCATCCGGATCCCCTTCCCGGAAGAGGCCATCAAGGTGAAGAATACGCTCACGGGCCTGGGCATCACCAAGCCGGTGGAGGATTTCGAGCACGCACTGAATACGGCAGCGGAGGCAGCGGCGAAGGAAGCCGTGCCCGTTTTCGTGGATGCCATCACCGGCATGACCATACAAGATGGATTCACCATCCTGCGCGGCGGTGAGAATGCGGCCACCAGCTTCCTTCGCGAGAGGACGAGCGCGGCCTTGCGCGCTCGATTCGCGCCCGTGGTGAAGAATGCCACGCAGCAGGTGGCCCTCACCAGCTATTGGCAGCCCGTGGCAACGGCCTACAACACCGCCAGCTTGTTCACCGGGGGCAAGGCCGTGAACCCCGATCTCGACGCCTACGTGACCGACAGGGCCTTGCAAGGCCTCTTCACGGTTCTCGCACAAGAGGAGAAACGCATCCGCGAGGATCCCTTGGCGCGCACGACGGCGCTGCTGCAGAAAGTGTTCGGTGTGCAATAG
- a CDS encoding DUF3078 domain-containing protein has product MRIVRICLLNLAALSAISTIAQEDIDQKARDAAAAAAAARHTTDSLDGKWQRSGVFSLNMTQVSLTNWAAGGFNTVSGIAMFNGAANWKKGRRAWDNSLVLAFGGQQIEDGDPVKTDDRIELNSKYGYDLKKHWYLAGVFQFRTQFTEGFNTDGTRISNFLAPAYGLLGLGLDYKPNDNFTVFISPATARLVIVNDELLWGGSTDPELRVYGVKNGNTTELEAGGYLRFMYKAELAKNISFMTRGDIFSNYLREPGNMDVTWETLWTFKVNDWFAATLNTLLLYDHDTNLPKKDAEGVPYAGPATQFKQTLGIGLTVKL; this is encoded by the coding sequence ATGAGAATCGTCCGCATCTGCCTATTGAACCTCGCTGCTCTTTCAGCCATCAGCACCATCGCCCAGGAAGACATCGACCAGAAGGCCCGCGATGCCGCTGCTGCAGCGGCCGCTGCCCGCCACACCACCGACAGCCTCGATGGCAAATGGCAGCGCAGCGGCGTCTTCAGCCTGAACATGACGCAGGTGAGCCTCACCAACTGGGCCGCGGGCGGATTCAACACCGTGAGCGGCATCGCCATGTTCAATGGGGCGGCCAATTGGAAGAAGGGGCGCCGCGCCTGGGACAACAGCCTGGTGCTCGCTTTCGGCGGCCAGCAGATCGAGGATGGCGATCCGGTGAAGACCGATGACCGCATCGAGCTGAACAGCAAGTACGGCTACGACCTCAAGAAGCATTGGTACCTGGCCGGCGTGTTCCAGTTCCGCACCCAGTTCACTGAGGGCTTCAACACCGATGGCACGCGGATCTCGAATTTCCTCGCGCCCGCCTACGGCCTGCTCGGCCTCGGCCTCGATTACAAGCCCAACGACAACTTCACGGTGTTCATCTCGCCGGCCACGGCGCGCCTGGTGATCGTGAACGATGAGCTGCTCTGGGGCGGGAGCACCGATCCCGAGCTGCGCGTCTATGGCGTGAAGAACGGCAACACCACCGAGCTCGAGGCGGGCGGCTACCTGCGCTTCATGTACAAGGCCGAATTGGCCAAGAACATCAGCTTCATGACCCGCGGCGACATCTTCAGCAACTACCTGCGCGAGCCCGGCAATATGGATGTGACCTGGGAAACGCTCTGGACCTTCAAGGTGAACGACTGGTTCGCGGCCACGCTGAACACCTTGCTGCTCTATGATCACGACACCAATCTGCCGAAGAAGGATGCGGAAGGCGTTCCTTACGCGGGCCCTGCCACGCAGTTCAAGCAGACCTTGGGCATCGGCCTCACGGTGAAGCTCTGA
- a CDS encoding glycosyltransferase family 39 protein gives MDWRAHIRRHGGAALPGEPWAKRLLFALVMIGAVLRFWDLPNLPYTHDELSALHRLHPTLSQTITDGVIANDTHPPGVQVFEWCWSRVFSQQEADMKLPFIVMSLAAIGLLYRFAMAWTGPGAALMLAALMAALQYSVFYGQLARPYAAGLFTTALLADQLTRWLALGNRKALIGSAFAMVASGYVHHFSLLLAILMAVTGLLLAPAGKRKEWLMACGAAGLLYLPNLPIFFTQLNQGGLSGWLQAPGADWLPHYAAYIAHWSPFLGGALIMAVIISVVLSLRSGTLPAPTKWMLILWGALPLAIGYAYSLWRAPVLQYSVVLFSFPYLALFFLQGLRHLTKRAVIVGILVLACVSVHSLVHSRKHYTVTYHSKYEAMLQEAIDATKQLGRDRVLVLFETEWHMVDFYKRHWGVPEEELNAVNIHGMPQARIDSILAVHAGDHVLLGRSNGGMDETPGMVQQRFPRLAGRRDLVEGQVLSFSRTPVANQRFDRDTVAHLDPSHQLGPWEVSEWVARIPTGWDMAGNEFGMLIEIGLDSVAHDAADAIEVVLDVEGFGPDADAAIVAELHGADSSMFYRTGELQPALRADGQSSLVVALCPSYSGAAHGARLRTYVHNRSRGPLHVRSFTVLRRDANPVRDAVLGPIPWLGRFPPE, from the coding sequence ATGGACTGGCGCGCGCACATCCGGAGGCATGGCGGCGCGGCGCTGCCCGGTGAGCCGTGGGCGAAGAGGCTCCTGTTCGCGCTGGTGATGATCGGCGCCGTGCTGCGTTTCTGGGACCTCCCGAACCTGCCCTACACGCATGATGAGCTCAGCGCGCTGCACCGCCTCCACCCCACCCTCTCGCAGACCATCACCGATGGCGTGATCGCCAACGATACGCACCCGCCCGGCGTGCAGGTCTTCGAATGGTGCTGGTCCCGGGTCTTCTCCCAGCAGGAAGCCGACATGAAGCTGCCCTTCATCGTCATGAGCCTCGCGGCCATCGGGCTGCTCTACCGCTTCGCCATGGCCTGGACCGGACCCGGTGCGGCCCTGATGCTAGCCGCGCTCATGGCCGCCTTGCAGTACAGCGTCTTCTACGGTCAGCTTGCGCGGCCCTATGCTGCGGGCCTTTTCACCACCGCGCTGCTCGCCGACCAGCTCACGCGCTGGCTCGCCCTCGGCAATCGGAAAGCCCTCATCGGTTCGGCCTTCGCCATGGTGGCCAGCGGCTATGTCCATCACTTCAGTTTGCTGCTCGCCATCCTCATGGCCGTCACAGGGCTGCTGCTCGCTCCTGCAGGGAAGCGCAAGGAGTGGCTGATGGCATGCGGTGCGGCCGGCCTGCTCTACCTGCCCAACCTGCCGATCTTCTTCACCCAGCTCAACCAAGGTGGCTTGTCGGGCTGGCTGCAAGCGCCCGGTGCGGATTGGCTCCCGCACTATGCCGCCTACATCGCGCATTGGTCGCCATTCCTGGGCGGCGCGCTCATCATGGCCGTGATCATCTCCGTGGTGCTTTCGCTCCGATCAGGAACGCTGCCCGCTCCGACGAAATGGATGCTCATCCTTTGGGGCGCCTTGCCATTGGCGATCGGCTACGCCTACTCCCTGTGGCGCGCACCGGTGCTGCAATACTCCGTGGTGCTCTTCAGCTTCCCCTACCTCGCGCTCTTCTTCCTGCAAGGGCTGAGGCATTTGACCAAGCGCGCAGTGATAGTGGGCATCCTCGTTCTGGCCTGCGTGAGCGTGCATTCGCTGGTGCATTCGCGCAAGCACTACACGGTCACCTACCATTCGAAGTACGAAGCCATGCTCCAAGAGGCCATCGACGCCACCAAGCAGCTCGGCCGCGACCGGGTGCTCGTGCTCTTCGAGACCGAATGGCACATGGTCGATTTCTACAAGCGCCATTGGGGCGTGCCCGAGGAGGAGTTGAACGCCGTGAACATCCATGGCATGCCGCAAGCACGCATCGATTCGATCCTCGCTGTGCATGCCGGCGACCACGTGCTGCTGGGCCGCAGCAACGGCGGCATGGATGAGACGCCCGGCATGGTTCAGCAGCGCTTCCCGCGACTGGCGGGCCGTCGCGACCTGGTTGAAGGGCAGGTGCTGAGCTTCAGCAGGACGCCTGTTGCCAACCAGCGCTTCGACCGCGACACGGTGGCGCATCTGGATCCGTCGCATCAGCTTGGTCCGTGGGAGGTGAGCGAATGGGTCGCCCGCATCCCTACCGGATGGGACATGGCGGGGAACGAATTCGGGATGCTGATCGAGATCGGCCTGGACAGCGTTGCGCACGATGCAGCCGATGCAATCGAGGTGGTGTTGGATGTGGAGGGCTTCGGTCCGGATGCCGATGCTGCGATCGTAGCGGAACTGCACGGTGCCGACAGTTCGATGTTCTACCGCACGGGTGAATTGCAGCCAGCGCTTCGTGCTGATGGACAAAGCTCCCTGGTGGTGGCCTTGTGCCCGTCGTATTCAGGCGCTGCGCATGGGGCCCGGCTGCGCACCTATGTGCACAACCGAAGCAGAGGCCCACTGCACGTGCGCTCCTTCACCGTGCTTCGCCGCGATGCGAATCCGGTGCGCGATGCGGTGCTCGGCCCGATTCCTTGGCTAGGCCGTTTCCCTCCAGAATGA
- the smpB gene encoding SsrA-binding protein SmpB — MAQRTTPEVKNRKAGFEYHLLDSYECGMVLQGSEIKSIRAGGASINEAFCAFAGPDLVVRNMQINPYGTNPHFVHEPKRDRKLLLHATELAKLKRKLKDAGMTIVPVRLFIGESGYAKLEIALAKGKKTFDKRESIKARDVQRDIDRER; from the coding sequence ATGGCGCAGCGCACAACGCCCGAAGTGAAGAACCGGAAGGCCGGCTTCGAGTACCACCTGCTGGACAGCTACGAATGCGGCATGGTGCTGCAGGGCAGCGAGATCAAGAGCATCCGCGCGGGTGGGGCCAGCATCAACGAGGCCTTCTGCGCCTTCGCTGGGCCGGACCTCGTGGTGCGGAACATGCAGATCAACCCCTACGGCACCAACCCGCATTTCGTGCATGAGCCGAAGCGCGACCGCAAGTTGCTCCTGCACGCCACGGAGCTCGCCAAGCTGAAGCGGAAGCTGAAGGACGCCGGCATGACCATCGTGCCGGTGCGCCTCTTCATCGGCGAGAGCGGCTATGCCAAGCTCGAGATCGCATTGGCCAAGGGGAAGAAGACCTTCGACAAGCGCGAGAGCATAAAGGCGCGCGACGTGCAGCGCGACATCGACCGCGAACGGTGA
- a CDS encoding multidrug transporter, whose translation MHAGRRYSFSQVVHWTRRDIYFFLVLGALPTALYHFLGWTWLTIPWVPIAIVGTAVAFIVGFKNNATYARLWEARQIYGAIVNSSRSWAIMAIDFVSPAQAKAAIPEHDLKGIRARLIHRHLAWLHALRYQLRVPRTWEHTIKVYNREYRKNYTVDEQDGPSLSDAIAGLITDEERSSVLSKSNAATQLIAAQSADLRALHDQGLISTLHHVEMENLLVALYDHQGKAERIKNFPYPRQYATINLMFVRLFNWMVPFGMLGEFAKLGPGFIWLTVPFTVVVGWVFMMMERIGEATENPFEGSANDVPITAITRTIEIDLREMLGEAHGLKPMQPINEILL comes from the coding sequence ATGCACGCAGGACGTCGATACTCCTTCTCACAAGTGGTCCATTGGACCCGGCGCGATATCTATTTCTTCCTTGTGCTCGGGGCCTTGCCCACCGCGCTCTACCATTTCCTCGGGTGGACCTGGCTCACGATCCCCTGGGTGCCCATCGCCATCGTGGGCACTGCGGTGGCCTTCATCGTCGGCTTCAAGAACAACGCCACCTACGCGCGCCTGTGGGAGGCCCGCCAGATCTACGGCGCCATCGTGAACAGCAGCCGCTCTTGGGCGATCATGGCCATCGACTTCGTGAGCCCGGCGCAGGCCAAAGCGGCCATCCCCGAGCATGACCTCAAGGGCATCCGGGCACGGCTCATCCATCGGCACCTGGCTTGGCTGCATGCACTGCGCTACCAACTCCGCGTGCCCCGGACCTGGGAGCACACGATCAAGGTGTACAACCGGGAGTACCGCAAGAACTACACGGTGGATGAGCAGGACGGCCCTTCCCTATCGGATGCTATCGCGGGGCTGATCACCGATGAAGAACGGTCCTCTGTGCTCTCGAAGAGCAACGCTGCCACGCAGCTCATCGCCGCGCAATCAGCAGACCTCCGTGCCCTGCATGACCAAGGGCTCATCAGCACCCTGCACCACGTGGAGATGGAGAACCTGCTGGTCGCCCTCTATGACCATCAGGGCAAAGCCGAACGGATCAAGAACTTCCCCTATCCGCGGCAGTACGCCACCATCAACCTCATGTTCGTGCGCTTGTTCAACTGGATGGTGCCCTTCGGCATGCTCGGTGAATTCGCGAAGCTGGGCCCGGGCTTCATCTGGCTCACGGTCCCCTTCACCGTGGTGGTGGGTTGGGTATTCATGATGATGGAGCGCATCGGCGAGGCCACGGAGAATCCTTTCGAGGGCAGCGCGAACGATGTGCCCATCACGGCGATCACCCGCACCATCGAGATCGACCTGCGCGAGATGCTCGGGGAGGCGCACGGCCTGAAGCCGATGCAGCCGATAAATGAGATCCTGTTGTGA
- a CDS encoding Na+/H+ antiporter gives MLHHDLLLVIGLLFAASLLTLLGPKLRIAQPILLVLGGLAIALIPGVPHVKLEPELVFLVFLPPLLYEAAWFTSWRAFWKWKRSILMLAFGLVFFTSLVVAFFTSWLIPGFTLAMGFLLGGIISPPDAVAATSVLKGMPIPKRATAILEGESLVNDASSLIVFRFALAAVVSGQFVATEALEQFTILVLGGIVVGLVIAHAVYFLHRALPTTPSIDTAMTLMSPYIMYIAAEELECSGVISVVTGGLFLSFRSHAFLDYRARVQATQVWHTVSFVLNALVFILIGLDLPVIVEGLSAQALGEAIVYGLLVSLLVIAVRFLWMYPAAHIPRWLFPRIRRNEQSPGWRGPTLLSWAGMRGVVSLAAALSIPVALPTGEPFPHRETILVITFTVILVTLVGQGLTLPWVVRLLNMGELDADTPHAEQELALRIRMVRAVVEHVTSLPDRDQRLERVHQHFLSLEQNYLKALEELRDAEKAALPEDGNRELQRSLIAVQRRSLADARRERAFDAEVVRKMEGQLDLEEMRMNN, from the coding sequence ATGCTCCATCACGACCTGCTGCTCGTCATCGGGCTGCTCTTCGCGGCATCGCTGCTCACCTTGCTGGGACCCAAGCTGCGGATCGCGCAGCCCATCCTCTTGGTTCTCGGGGGATTGGCGATTGCCCTGATTCCTGGCGTGCCGCACGTGAAGCTCGAGCCCGAGCTGGTCTTCCTGGTCTTCCTGCCCCCCCTGCTTTACGAAGCGGCCTGGTTCACCTCGTGGCGGGCCTTCTGGAAATGGAAGCGCAGCATCCTGATGCTCGCCTTCGGGCTGGTGTTCTTCACTTCACTGGTGGTGGCCTTCTTCACCAGCTGGCTCATCCCGGGATTCACCCTGGCGATGGGCTTCCTCTTGGGCGGCATCATCAGCCCGCCCGATGCCGTGGCTGCCACGTCGGTGCTGAAGGGCATGCCCATTCCCAAGCGCGCCACGGCGATCCTTGAAGGCGAAAGCCTGGTGAACGATGCCAGCAGCCTGATCGTGTTCCGCTTCGCCTTGGCGGCCGTTGTCTCCGGGCAATTCGTGGCGACTGAAGCGCTGGAGCAATTCACGATCCTGGTGCTCGGGGGCATCGTGGTCGGCCTGGTCATCGCGCACGCGGTGTACTTCCTGCACCGGGCACTGCCCACCACGCCGAGCATCGATACGGCCATGACGCTGATGTCCCCCTACATCATGTACATCGCGGCGGAGGAGCTTGAATGCTCCGGCGTGATCAGCGTGGTCACCGGCGGGCTCTTCCTTTCCTTCCGCTCGCACGCATTCCTGGACTACCGCGCCCGCGTGCAGGCCACGCAGGTCTGGCACACGGTGAGCTTCGTGCTGAATGCCTTGGTCTTCATCCTCATCGGGCTGGATCTGCCGGTGATCGTGGAGGGGCTCAGCGCGCAGGCCTTGGGTGAAGCGATCGTCTACGGCCTGCTTGTGAGCCTGTTGGTGATCGCCGTGCGCTTCCTCTGGATGTACCCAGCTGCGCACATCCCGCGCTGGTTGTTCCCAAGGATCCGCCGGAATGAGCAATCACCGGGCTGGCGTGGGCCTACGCTGCTGAGCTGGGCGGGCATGCGCGGAGTGGTGTCGCTGGCGGCCGCACTCTCCATTCCCGTGGCCCTGCCCACTGGTGAACCCTTCCCGCATCGCGAGACGATCCTGGTGATCACCTTCACCGTGATCCTCGTCACGCTGGTGGGCCAGGGCCTCACATTGCCCTGGGTGGTGCGCCTGCTGAACATGGGCGAATTGGATGCCGACACGCCGCATGCGGAACAGGAACTGGCGCTGCGAATCAGAATGGTTCGCGCAGTGGTGGAGCATGTGACCTCGCTGCCCGATCGCGATCAGCGCCTGGAACGCGTGCACCAGCACTTCCTGAGCCTCGAGCAGAATTACCTCAAGGCGCTGGAGGAGCTGCGCGATGCCGAGAAAGCGGCACTGCCCGAGGATGGCAACCGCGAACTGCAGCGCTCCCTGATCGCCGTGCAGCGCCGCTCACTGGCCGATGCGCGCCGGGAACGGGCCTTCGATGCGGAAGTCGTGCGCAAGATGGAAGGCCAGCTGGACCTGGAGGAAATGCGGATGAACAACTGA
- a CDS encoding acyl-CoA thioesterase yields MPIARVPIQIRFADVDMAHHVHNAVYLQWFELARMELLRRFISPDHDWKKQGLILARNEVDYRRPIHLRDRIEAECLAGRIGTKSFDLHYRIVRLKDDQHELCAEGRSVMVCFDYASNRSVDLLLEWRSALVKLSEP; encoded by the coding sequence ATGCCGATAGCCAGGGTGCCCATCCAGATCCGCTTCGCCGACGTGGACATGGCCCATCATGTCCACAATGCCGTGTACCTGCAATGGTTCGAGCTGGCCCGCATGGAGCTGCTGCGGCGCTTCATCTCGCCCGACCACGATTGGAAGAAGCAGGGCCTGATCCTGGCGCGCAATGAGGTCGATTACCGCAGGCCCATCCATCTGCGCGACCGGATCGAAGCCGAGTGCCTTGCCGGGCGCATCGGCACCAAGAGCTTCGACCTGCACTACCGGATCGTGCGCTTGAAGGATGATCAGCATGAGCTGTGCGCCGAAGGCCGGAGCGTGATGGTCTGCTTCGATTACGCGTCGAACCGATCCGTTGATCTGCTCCTGGAGTGGCGCTCGGCGCTTGTGAAACTCAGTGAACCATGA
- a CDS encoding sigma-70 family RNA polymerase sigma factor: protein MLFSKKAIPAPEATDEEIVKEIQRKPDADRFGVLYDRYSSKVYQKCLGMTRDKQLAADLTHDIFLKAFLHLPKFDHRSRFGTWLYSITYNRCLDHLRRQKRNRTDDLDEEHQVAQGAEDRYEAELLEMRAEQLPAVLHALSPEDRALLLMKYQDDLAVKEMAEALGLGESAVKMRLMRARERALMHYRNLAPDAA from the coding sequence GTGCTGTTCAGCAAGAAGGCGATACCGGCCCCAGAGGCCACGGATGAGGAGATCGTCAAGGAGATCCAGCGCAAACCGGATGCGGACCGATTCGGCGTGCTCTACGATCGTTACTCCTCCAAGGTCTACCAGAAATGCCTGGGGATGACGCGCGACAAGCAGCTGGCCGCCGACCTCACGCACGACATCTTCCTGAAGGCATTCCTGCATCTGCCGAAGTTCGACCACCGCAGCCGTTTCGGCACTTGGCTCTACAGCATCACCTACAATCGCTGCCTCGATCACCTCCGCCGGCAGAAGCGCAACCGGACCGATGACCTCGATGAGGAGCACCAGGTCGCCCAAGGAGCCGAGGACCGGTATGAAGCCGAGCTGCTCGAGATGCGGGCTGAGCAATTGCCTGCCGTGCTCCATGCGCTCTCACCCGAGGACCGCGCCCTGCTCCTGATGAAGTACCAGGATGACCTTGCCGTGAAGGAGATGGCCGAGGCCCTTGGATTGGGCGAGAGCGCGGTGAAGATGCGCCTGATGCGCGCCCGCGAACGCGCCCTGATGCACTATCGCAACCTGGCCCCCGACGCTGCATGA
- a CDS encoding mechanosensitive ion channel: MDTIDGLIARVQGALNGTLNTLIDRSPTLLLAALVLLIGWLVARAMRWLIQRLSVVGRLERLAERTGFSKLLVRAGATSLGTLLGVIVFWSVMLGTVMLTAEVLGMTPVINGIERVFAYLPTLFAALAVFVLGFWLADKARFVMGSMGEAMGIGGGKVIGRILFVVILLYITITALNVAGVDTTLITSNILIVVGSLFVAFSIAYGFAARDILANILSSYYGKDRFTPGMRIRIGQDEGVITRIDSIRIALRCGDREVLIPTARLISERIEVLDQAAEQP; encoded by the coding sequence ATGGATACCATCGATGGCCTCATCGCCCGCGTGCAGGGCGCGCTCAACGGAACCTTGAATACCCTGATCGACCGATCGCCCACCTTGCTCCTCGCAGCCTTGGTGCTACTGATCGGCTGGCTTGTGGCGCGGGCCATGCGGTGGCTGATCCAGCGGTTGAGCGTGGTAGGCCGCTTGGAGCGCTTGGCGGAAAGGACCGGTTTCAGCAAGCTCCTTGTACGGGCCGGCGCCACCAGCCTGGGCACCCTGCTCGGCGTGATCGTCTTCTGGTCCGTGATGCTCGGCACCGTCATGCTCACCGCCGAGGTCCTGGGCATGACACCGGTGATCAACGGCATCGAGCGCGTGTTCGCCTATCTGCCCACCCTGTTCGCTGCGCTGGCGGTGTTCGTGCTCGGTTTCTGGCTCGCCGACAAGGCGCGCTTCGTCATGGGAAGCATGGGCGAGGCCATGGGCATCGGGGGCGGCAAGGTGATCGGACGCATCCTCTTCGTGGTGATCCTGCTCTACATCACCATCACCGCGCTCAACGTGGCCGGTGTTGATACCACCCTCATCACCAGCAATATCCTGATCGTCGTGGGCTCGCTCTTCGTCGCATTCAGCATCGCGTACGGATTCGCGGCCAGGGACATCCTCGCGAACATCCTCAGCAGCTACTACGGCAAGGACCGCTTCACTCCGGGCATGCGCATCCGCATCGGGCAGGATGAAGGCGTGATCACCCGCATCGACAGCATCCGGATCGCACTGCGCTGCGGTGATCGCGAAGTGCTCATCCCCACCGCACGGCTCATCAGTGAGCGCATCGAGGTGCTCGACCAGGCGGCTGAACAACCATGA
- a CDS encoding nucleoside phosphorylase, whose amino-acid sequence MHAITLTEPGTVLEPSELVLNPDGSVYHLALRPEQLGDLVIVVGDQGRVEKVSRHFERIEHRVQNREFVAHTGVYHGMHITALSTGIGTDNIDIVLNELDALVNIDLASRTPKREHKRLRIVRLGTCGSLQEDIPVDSRIVSAYGVGLDNVLHYYAYENTDAENRLLNGFLAHCEWPDNLPVPYVAAGDKELIERLGHGNTVGITITSGGFYGPQGRQLRLLPSVDGLNERISAFEHEELRASNYEMETSALYGLGGLLGHRTCTVCTVVANRLRKEYSKDHHAAIDRMIGESLERLAG is encoded by the coding sequence ATGCACGCCATCACCCTCACTGAACCCGGCACCGTGCTCGAGCCCAGCGAGCTCGTCCTCAATCCCGACGGCTCCGTCTACCACCTCGCCCTGCGGCCCGAGCAGCTCGGCGACCTCGTCATCGTGGTGGGCGATCAGGGCCGCGTGGAGAAGGTGAGCCGCCATTTCGAGCGCATCGAGCACCGCGTGCAGAACCGCGAGTTCGTGGCGCACACCGGCGTCTACCACGGCATGCACATCACCGCGCTCAGCACGGGCATCGGCACGGATAACATCGATATCGTGCTCAACGAGCTCGACGCGCTGGTGAACATCGATCTGGCCTCGCGCACGCCCAAGCGCGAGCACAAGCGCCTGCGCATCGTGCGCCTCGGCACCTGCGGCTCATTGCAGGAGGACATCCCTGTTGACAGCCGCATCGTGAGCGCTTACGGCGTGGGCCTCGATAATGTGCTGCACTATTACGCCTACGAGAATACCGATGCCGAGAACCGGCTGCTCAACGGCTTCCTTGCGCATTGCGAATGGCCGGACAACCTGCCGGTGCCCTACGTGGCTGCGGGCGACAAGGAGCTCATCGAACGCCTCGGCCACGGCAATACGGTGGGCATCACCATCACCTCCGGTGGCTTCTATGGCCCGCAAGGACGCCAACTGCGCCTGCTGCCTTCCGTCGATGGCTTGAACGAGCGCATCAGCGCCTTCGAGCACGAGGAACTGCGCGCTTCCAACTACGAGATGGAGACCAGCGCGCTCTATGGCCTCGGCGGCCTCTTGGGCCATCGCACCTGTACCGTGTGCACGGTGGTGGCCAACCGACTGCGCAAGGAGTACAGCAAGGACCACCACGCGGCGATTGACCGCATGATCGGAGAGTCTTTGGAGCGGTTAGCGGGCTAG
- the lhgO gene encoding L-2-hydroxyglutarate oxidase — MSNERTWDVVIVGGGIVGAATLYKLQTRFPRFRILLLEKEKGLADHQTGNNSGVIHSGIYYKPGSYKAKNCVDGRRELVAFAKQHGVKHDICGKLIVATDAEELPRLEKIFNTGMANGIEDMRKVTADEIREIEPHCSGIAGVHVGCTGIIDFRGATAKMAELALAIQPESRVALGEECLGIASGDKGSQVRTSKGTHRTRYAIFCGGLQSDRLAKADGAVVRERIVGFRGDYYELTEQGKHKVKHLIYPVPDPRFPFLGVHFTRMTDGSIECGPNAVFTFKREGYGKTDFDLRDTLDALTYGGTWKLFLRNMGYGINEYRRAFSKKLFLKTLQRLIPSLTMDDIEPGRAGVRAMLLGTDGNMVDDFRIERRGNHIHVLNAPSPAATAALAIGSHIAEMAAREFRIGEEAAVA; from the coding sequence ATGAGCAACGAGCGCACTTGGGACGTGGTGATCGTGGGCGGCGGCATCGTGGGCGCGGCCACCCTGTACAAGCTGCAAACGCGATTCCCGCGGTTCCGGATCCTCCTCCTTGAGAAGGAGAAGGGCCTGGCCGACCACCAGACCGGCAACAACAGCGGCGTGATCCACAGCGGCATCTACTACAAGCCGGGCAGCTACAAGGCGAAGAACTGCGTCGACGGCCGGCGCGAGCTGGTAGCCTTCGCGAAGCAGCACGGCGTGAAGCACGACATCTGCGGCAAGCTGATCGTGGCGACGGACGCCGAGGAACTGCCGCGCCTGGAGAAGATCTTCAATACCGGCATGGCCAACGGCATCGAGGACATGCGCAAGGTCACCGCCGATGAGATCCGGGAGATCGAGCCGCATTGCTCGGGCATCGCCGGAGTGCATGTGGGCTGCACGGGCATCATCGATTTCCGCGGCGCCACTGCGAAAATGGCCGAGCTGGCACTGGCCATTCAGCCGGAGAGCCGTGTGGCGCTCGGTGAAGAATGCCTGGGCATCGCTTCCGGCGACAAGGGCTCGCAAGTCCGCACCAGCAAAGGCACGCACCGAACTCGCTACGCCATCTTCTGCGGCGGCTTGCAGAGCGACCGCCTGGCCAAGGCCGATGGCGCCGTGGTCCGTGAGCGGATCGTCGGCTTCCGGGGCGATTACTACGAGCTCACCGAACAGGGCAAGCACAAGGTGAAGCACCTCATCTACCCGGTTCCGGATCCGCGCTTCCCCTTCCTCGGCGTCCACTTCACGCGCATGACCGATGGAAGCATCGAGTGCGGCCCTAACGCGGTCTTCACCTTCAAGCGCGAGGGCTATGGCAAGACCGACTTCGACCTGCGCGACACCCTGGATGCGCTCACCTACGGCGGCACTTGGAAGCTCTTCCTTCGCAACATGGGCTATGGCATCAACGAGTACCGTCGGGCTTTCTCGAAGAAGCTCTTCCTGAAGACCCTTCAGCGGCTGATCCCATCGCTCACCATGGACGATATCGAGCCGGGCCGCGCCGGGGTCCGCGCCATGCTGCTGGGCACGGACGGCAACATGGTCGATGATTTCCGGATCGAGCGGCGCGGCAATCACATCCACGTGCTCAATGCGCCTTCACCAGCCGCAACGGCGGCATTGGCTATCGGAAGTCATATCGCGGAGATGGCCGCGCGCGAGTTCCGGATCGGCGAGGAAGCCGCTGTCGCCTGA